A genome region from Thermococcus onnurineus NA1 includes the following:
- a CDS encoding acetate--CoA ligase family protein, whose protein sequence is MDRIAKAREIIEKAKAENRQLVEPEAKEILKLYGVPVPDFKVATNEEEAVQFAREIGYPVVMKIVSPQIIHKSDAGGVKVNIKNDEEARQAFRTIMENAKNYKPDADLWGVIVYKMLPLGKEVIVGMIRDPQFGPAIMFGLGGIFVEILKDVSFRVAPITKEEALDMIKEIKAYPILAGARGEKPVDIDTLADIIVKVGELALELPEIKELDINPIFAYEDSAVAVDARMLL, encoded by the coding sequence ATGGACAGGATTGCAAAGGCTAGGGAGATAATCGAGAAGGCGAAGGCTGAAAACAGGCAGCTCGTCGAGCCGGAAGCCAAGGAGATACTCAAGCTCTACGGTGTCCCCGTTCCGGACTTCAAAGTCGCCACCAACGAGGAGGAGGCCGTTCAGTTCGCAAGGGAAATCGGCTATCCGGTCGTTATGAAGATCGTTTCTCCGCAGATCATCCACAAGAGCGACGCGGGTGGAGTTAAGGTCAACATCAAGAACGATGAGGAGGCCAGACAGGCCTTCAGAACCATCATGGAGAACGCTAAGAACTACAAGCCGGACGCCGACCTCTGGGGCGTCATCGTCTACAAGATGCTCCCGCTCGGCAAGGAGGTCATCGTCGGTATGATCCGCGACCCACAGTTCGGCCCGGCCATCATGTTCGGTCTCGGTGGAATTTTTGTTGAGATCCTTAAGGATGTCAGCTTCCGTGTTGCCCCGATAACCAAGGAGGAAGCCCTCGACATGATAAAGGAGATCAAGGCTTACCCGATCCTCGCCGGAGCCCGTGGTGAGAAGCCGGTGGACATCGATACTCTCGCGGACATAATCGTCAAGGTCGGCGAGCTCGCCCTTGAGCTTCCGGAGATCAAGGAGCTCGACATCAACCCGATCTTCGCCTACGAGGACAGCGCGGTTGCCGTTGACGCGAGGATGCTTCTCTGA
- the cas6 gene encoding CRISPR-associated endoribonuclease Cas6, giving the protein MRFAIRLRPENEPFRIPFNHQHKLQGLIYRRIQRVNPDLSLRLHAPKVPKLFTYSLFMAERRELAEDKSSLLGYKRGFFYFSTPIAEIAEAFIGGLLQNPEVELWGEKFTVEEVQALAEPRKLSGKKFVTLSPIAVTTKRIQFGKPRSYDLGPNEPEFYELIKENLREKYVILHGSKPPEEFEMKVLNAKPKRFEVKPGIFQIAWHLVFRAYGDEGLLRVGYQAGFGEKNSIGFGMVKVDERRKSKVKRRWKGGERDREGKVP; this is encoded by the coding sequence GTGCGCTTTGCAATAAGACTCCGCCCGGAGAATGAACCGTTCCGAATACCCTTCAACCACCAGCACAAGCTCCAAGGTTTGATATACAGGCGCATCCAGCGCGTAAACCCTGACCTCAGCCTACGTCTCCACGCCCCCAAGGTTCCGAAGCTGTTCACGTATTCTCTCTTCATGGCAGAAAGGCGCGAGCTGGCTGAGGACAAGAGCTCTCTGCTGGGCTACAAGCGTGGCTTTTTCTACTTCTCGACGCCCATCGCCGAGATTGCTGAAGCCTTCATCGGCGGCCTGCTCCAGAATCCTGAGGTAGAACTCTGGGGCGAGAAGTTCACGGTCGAGGAAGTCCAAGCTCTCGCCGAGCCGCGAAAGCTGAGTGGAAAGAAGTTCGTAACCCTCTCACCGATAGCCGTGACAACCAAGAGGATCCAGTTCGGGAAGCCGAGGAGCTATGACCTTGGCCCCAACGAGCCGGAGTTCTACGAGCTGATCAAAGAGAATCTGCGCGAGAAATATGTTATCCTGCACGGGAGCAAGCCGCCAGAAGAGTTTGAGATGAAGGTCCTCAACGCCAAGCCCAAGCGCTTTGAGGTCAAGCCGGGGATATTCCAGATCGCGTGGCATCTTGTCTTTAGGGCCTACGGCGACGAGGGTCTGCTGAGGGTTGGCTACCAGGCCGGCTTCGGAGAGAAGAACTCGATCGGATTTGGGATGGTGAAGGTTGATGAGAGGCGAAAGTCAAAAGTAAAAAGGCGCTGGAAAGGAGGTGAAAGAGATCGGGAAGGAAAGGTCCCTTGA